One genomic region from Gemmatimonadota bacterium encodes:
- the tkt gene encoding transketolase yields MSEHDLEQRCINTIRLLAVDAVQQANSGHPGLPMEAAPIAYVLWTRLMRYNPKNPDWPNRDRFVLSGGHGSMLLYAMLHLTGYDLPLDEIRNFRQWESQTPGHPEYGDTPGVETTTGPLGQGIANAVGMAMAEAHLAARYNRPGHEIVDHYTYVIASDGDMMEGVASEACSLAGHLGLGKLIVLYLDNSITIDGGTDLAFSENTGLRFDAYGWHVQRVLDGNDLARVEAAVEMARNETDRPSVILCRTVIGYGSPNKAGTSKAHGEPLGEEEVELTKQNLGWPLKPKFLVPEDVRARFQQMVPYGKGWELAWRQAVDAYTAAFPELAETWKQAMDGELAAGWDENLPTFSPDQGDMATRQASGVTINALSQRIPGLLGGSADLAGSNNTMVEAESNYAAGNFAGRNLHFGVREHAMASALNGMTLHGGLRPYAGTFLVFSDYMRPAIRLAALMGIAPVYVFTHDSVGLGEDGPTHQPIEHYMALRAIPNLTLIRPADAAETEEAWVAALRRTDGPVALALTRQKLPVLDREGNGAASGTAPAEGLASGSGLAPADGLHRGAYVLADADGTPDVILIASGSEVHLALAAREALAGEGVAARVVSMPSWELFEAQTDAYRESVLPASVTARLAVEPGVTLGWERYVGPGGDVIGLERFGASAPYQDVFEHLGFTAENIAGRAKALVEVRG; encoded by the coding sequence GTGTCAGAACACGATCTCGAGCAACGATGCATCAACACCATCCGCCTGCTGGCCGTCGACGCCGTCCAGCAGGCCAACAGCGGCCACCCGGGCCTTCCCATGGAAGCCGCGCCCATCGCCTACGTGCTGTGGACGCGCCTCATGCGGTACAACCCGAAGAACCCCGACTGGCCGAACCGCGACCGCTTCGTGCTCTCCGGCGGGCACGGGTCCATGCTGCTCTACGCCATGCTGCACCTCACCGGCTACGACCTTCCCCTCGATGAGATCAGGAACTTCCGGCAATGGGAAAGCCAGACGCCCGGCCATCCCGAATACGGCGATACGCCCGGCGTGGAGACCACCACGGGACCGCTCGGACAGGGCATCGCGAACGCCGTGGGCATGGCCATGGCCGAGGCCCACCTGGCGGCCCGGTACAACCGCCCCGGCCACGAGATCGTCGACCACTACACCTATGTCATCGCCAGCGACGGGGACATGATGGAGGGCGTCGCCTCAGAGGCCTGTTCCCTGGCGGGGCACCTCGGCCTGGGCAAGCTGATCGTCCTCTACCTGGACAACAGCATCACGATCGACGGCGGCACGGACCTGGCCTTCTCGGAGAACACGGGCCTGCGGTTCGATGCCTACGGTTGGCACGTGCAGCGGGTCCTGGACGGCAACGACCTCGCCCGGGTCGAAGCCGCGGTCGAAATGGCGCGGAACGAGACGGACCGTCCCTCGGTCATCCTGTGCCGAACGGTCATCGGCTACGGCAGCCCCAACAAGGCCGGCACGTCCAAGGCCCACGGCGAGCCTCTCGGCGAAGAGGAAGTCGAACTGACCAAGCAAAACCTCGGGTGGCCGTTGAAACCTAAGTTCCTCGTCCCGGAGGACGTGCGCGCCAGGTTCCAGCAGATGGTCCCCTACGGCAAGGGATGGGAACTGGCCTGGCGTCAGGCCGTCGATGCCTACACGGCCGCCTTTCCCGAACTGGCGGAGACCTGGAAGCAGGCGATGGACGGGGAACTGGCGGCCGGCTGGGACGAAAACCTTCCGACCTTTTCGCCCGACCAGGGGGACATGGCCACGCGGCAGGCGTCCGGTGTGACCATCAACGCGCTGTCCCAGCGCATCCCGGGCCTGCTGGGCGGTTCGGCGGACCTGGCCGGGTCCAACAACACCATGGTGGAAGCCGAATCGAACTACGCCGCCGGAAACTTCGCGGGCCGCAACCTGCACTTCGGCGTGCGCGAACACGCCATGGCTTCCGCGCTGAACGGGATGACGCTCCACGGGGGCCTGCGCCCCTACGCCGGCACGTTCCTCGTGTTCTCGGACTACATGCGGCCAGCCATCCGCCTCGCGGCCCTCATGGGCATCGCGCCGGTCTACGTCTTCACCCACGACAGCGTGGGACTGGGCGAAGACGGTCCGACCCACCAGCCCATCGAGCACTACATGGCGCTGCGGGCCATCCCCAACCTGACCTTGATCCGACCCGCCGACGCCGCCGAAACGGAGGAAGCCTGGGTGGCGGCGCTAAGGCGCACGGACGGCCCCGTCGCCCTGGCCTTGACCCGGCAGAAACTGCCCGTGCTGGACCGGGAAGGAAACGGCGCGGCATCGGGCACGGCACCCGCCGAGGGGTTGGCGTCGGGCTCGGGTCTCGCGCCCGCCGACGGCCTGCACCGGGGCGCCTACGTCCTCGCCGATGCCGACGGAACGCCGGACGTGATCCTCATCGCTTCCGGTTCGGAGGTCCACCTGGCGCTCGCGGCCCGGGAAGCGCTGGCGGGTGAAGGGGTGGCCGCGCGCGTGGTCAGCATGCCGAGCTGGGAACTGTTCGAAGCGCAGACCGATGCGTACCGGGAGTCCGTGCTTCCCGCGTCGGTCACCGCGCGCCTGGCCGTGGAACCCGGCGTCACGCTGGGCTGGGAACGGTACGTGGGCCCGGGGGGCGACGTCATCGGACTGGAACGATTCGGCGCCTCGGCGCCTTACCAGGACGTGTTCGAGCACTTGGGCTTCACGGCAGAAAACATCGCTGGCAGGGCGAAGGCGCTGGTTGAGGTCCGCGGGTGA
- a CDS encoding gluconokinase: MPRDTIEPPRDTIEPPRDTIEPPRVLAIDIGTSSVRAILFDRAARIASPAFQKTYDMETTPDGGVHIDADRLAAVVASVLDDFCAWGGHPAGGRPAIDGVAMTTFWHNVVGVEGDRAVTPLISWADTRPGTVIAELAERLDAASAHGRTGCVLHASYLPAKICWFARNDPDTFARVERWMSIGEYLFLRLFGAPACSVSMASGTGLFNAHRCDWDDETLAALPLERDQLTPLSDVDEPVRGLTGEYASRWPVLAGASWYPAIGDGACNNIGSGCVDEDRIALMVGTSGAMRIMRRAAEFSIPEGLWCYRSDRRRILMGGALSNGGNVYGWMHDTLRLAGEQRVERDLGGMAPDSHGLTVLPFWAGERSPGWHDAARAAITGMTLHTTPLDVMRASLEATAYCFANIHDRLRSIWGDTGEIVASGAGLLQSPVWMQMLADVLERPITASNVTEASSRGAALLALEACGALEDLAAAPAPLGKTYEPDRANRDRYREAMKRQQDLYDMMMDS; the protein is encoded by the coding sequence ATGCCCCGCGACACGATTGAGCCGCCCCGCGACACGATTGAGCCGCCCCGCGACACGATTGAGCCGCCCCGCGTTCTGGCCATCGACATCGGCACGTCGTCCGTGCGGGCGATCCTCTTCGACCGTGCGGCCCGCATCGCATCCCCCGCCTTTCAAAAAACCTACGACATGGAGACCACCCCGGACGGCGGTGTCCATATCGACGCGGACCGCCTGGCGGCGGTTGTGGCTTCGGTACTCGACGACTTCTGCGCCTGGGGCGGGCATCCCGCGGGTGGCCGTCCCGCCATCGACGGAGTGGCCATGACCACGTTCTGGCACAACGTCGTGGGCGTGGAGGGAGACCGCGCCGTGACCCCGCTGATCAGCTGGGCCGACACGCGGCCGGGGACGGTCATCGCCGAACTGGCTGAGCGTCTCGACGCCGCCTCCGCCCACGGACGCACCGGTTGCGTGCTCCACGCATCCTATCTCCCCGCCAAGATATGCTGGTTCGCCCGGAACGATCCCGATACGTTCGCCAGGGTGGAACGCTGGATGTCTATCGGCGAATACCTCTTCCTCAGGTTGTTCGGCGCGCCGGCCTGCAGCGTGTCCATGGCTTCCGGTACCGGATTGTTCAACGCCCACCGATGCGACTGGGACGACGAGACGCTGGCCGCGTTGCCGCTGGAACGGGACCAGCTGACGCCCTTAAGCGACGTGGACGAGCCGGTACGGGGTCTGACGGGTGAATACGCTTCCCGCTGGCCCGTCCTGGCTGGAGCGTCCTGGTATCCCGCCATCGGCGACGGCGCCTGCAACAACATCGGCAGCGGTTGCGTGGACGAGGACCGCATCGCCCTGATGGTGGGCACATCCGGCGCCATGCGGATCATGCGGCGTGCCGCGGAGTTCTCGATCCCGGAGGGCCTGTGGTGTTACCGGTCGGACCGCCGCAGGATCCTCATGGGCGGCGCCCTGAGCAATGGCGGGAACGTCTACGGTTGGATGCACGACACGCTGCGCCTGGCCGGCGAACAGCGGGTCGAACGGGACCTGGGCGGGATGGCGCCGGACAGCCATGGCCTTACGGTGCTGCCCTTCTGGGCGGGCGAACGCAGTCCGGGCTGGCACGACGCCGCCCGGGCGGCCATTACCGGCATGACGCTGCACACCACGCCGCTGGACGTCATGCGGGCCAGCCTGGAGGCCACGGCTTACTGTTTCGCGAATATCCATGACCGGTTGCGGTCCATCTGGGGAGATACCGGCGAGATCGTCGCATCGGGGGCCGGCCTGCTGCAGTCGCCCGTCTGGATGCAGATGCTGGCCGATGTACTGGAACGGCCTATCACCGCCTCGAACGTGACCGAGGCCTCGAGCCGCGGCGCCGCGCTGCTGGCGCTGGAGGCCTGCGGCGCGCTGGAAGACCTGGCCGCCGCGCCGGCCCCCCTGGGCAAGACCTATGAACCGGATCGGGCGAACCGGGACCGCTACCGGGAAGCGATGAAACGGCAGCAGGATCTGTACGATATGATGATGGACAGTTGA
- a CDS encoding Fic family protein: MTTKPMRNRIHSLKHEYDSLRKGKDALLTMIDEVEIAESVYNSNAIENSTLSLEETERILMEQILSRNVSIREVYEAKNLARVMEYKRIRSKDTELSETLMLQFHQMLMGGIDDTIAGRFRQRGEYVRVGTHIAPAPEHVERMMENLLIDYVSDLESYFLDKIAVFHLGFEYIHPFCDGNGRLGRVMMNYQLLQLGLPRIIIRNSEKERYYQAFREYEDDASTRTMENIVFLGLMESLHKRLSYLRSEEIIRLSDYISQNRLSAPALTNAARRQTIPAFREKGVWKIGRDYEHRE, from the coding sequence ATGACAACCAAACCCATGAGAAACCGCATCCATTCCTTGAAACATGAATACGATTCCTTACGTAAAGGCAAGGATGCGCTCTTGACCATGATCGACGAGGTGGAGATTGCCGAGAGCGTGTACAACTCGAACGCCATCGAGAATTCGACGCTGTCTCTCGAGGAAACGGAGCGGATCCTGATGGAACAAATCCTCTCCCGCAATGTATCCATTCGTGAAGTCTACGAGGCGAAAAACCTTGCACGGGTCATGGAATACAAGCGAATCAGGTCGAAGGATACTGAACTGAGCGAAACCTTGATGCTGCAGTTCCACCAGATGCTGATGGGCGGAATCGACGATACCATCGCCGGACGATTCCGACAGCGGGGAGAATACGTACGAGTAGGGACGCATATCGCACCGGCGCCCGAGCACGTGGAACGCATGATGGAAAACCTCCTGATCGATTACGTCAGCGATCTGGAATCTTATTTTCTGGACAAGATCGCGGTTTTTCACTTGGGTTTCGAATACATCCATCCATTCTGTGATGGAAACGGCAGACTGGGGCGGGTCATGATGAACTACCAGCTCCTGCAACTCGGTCTGCCCCGTATCATCATACGCAATTCGGAGAAGGAGAGGTACTACCAGGCGTTCAGGGAATATGAGGACGACGCCTCGACCAGGACCATGGAGAATATCGTATTTCTCGGGCTTATGGAGTCGTTACACAAACGTCTGAGTTACTTGAGAAGCGAGGAAATAATCCGGCTTTCGGATTACATCAGCCAGAACCGCCTGTCGGCGCCGGCATTGACAAACGCCGCCCGGCGGCAAACCATTCCCGCGTTCCGCGAAAAGGGAGTTTGGAAGATCGGAAGAGACTACGAACATCGGGAATAG
- a CDS encoding beta-lactamase family protein: protein MLSTLSIYHIRLLLILLAASLLCASVAPRVFAQTFIPANPEEAGVSSERLARIDAALEAYVEEERLPGAALVIGRRGHVVYAKAFGYRDREAGEPLEITDLFRIASQTKAVISVGVMILQEQGRLLIDQDLGDFIPEFDSTTVAVATEDGGYEVVPADRKITVRGLLTHTAGIGYGWGPGARAWEEAGIVGWYFADRDEPISDTVERMADLPMAGQPGEAYVYGYATDILGVVIERASGLPLDEFLRVEILEPLGMVDTYFYVPPEEADRLTVVYSVTDEKGMERAPDPGHMVGQGMYLEGPRKSFSGGAGLVSTPGDYARFLEALRRGGTLDGARILSPKTVELMTVDHVHDAWQGNGGGFGLGFGITKEIGWSGLPGSPGAYNWGGAYHSTYWVDPAEELVVSYMTQVIPAQGLDDHQRIRALVYQALVN, encoded by the coding sequence ATGTTGTCAACATTGTCAATATATCACATCCGCCTTCTACTAATTCTGCTCGCGGCATCGCTCCTCTGCGCGTCCGTCGCGCCGCGGGTTTTCGCCCAAACCTTTATCCCGGCCAACCCGGAAGAGGCCGGCGTTTCTTCCGAACGGCTGGCGCGCATCGACGCGGCGCTTGAAGCCTATGTCGAGGAAGAACGGCTGCCGGGCGCCGCGCTCGTGATCGGACGGCGCGGGCACGTGGTCTATGCAAAGGCCTTCGGCTACCGGGACCGCGAGGCGGGGGAACCGCTCGAGATCACGGACCTGTTCCGGATCGCCTCGCAGACCAAGGCGGTCATCTCGGTGGGCGTGATGATCCTCCAGGAGCAGGGGCGCCTGCTGATCGACCAGGACCTGGGTGACTTCATCCCGGAATTCGACAGCACGACCGTCGCCGTTGCAACCGAGGACGGGGGCTATGAAGTAGTCCCCGCCGATCGCAAGATCACCGTGCGCGGCCTGCTCACCCACACGGCCGGTATTGGGTACGGGTGGGGCCCCGGCGCCAGGGCCTGGGAGGAGGCCGGCATCGTGGGCTGGTATTTCGCGGACCGCGACGAACCGATTTCCGATACCGTCGAGCGCATGGCAGATCTGCCCATGGCTGGCCAGCCGGGAGAGGCGTACGTATATGGCTACGCCACGGATATCCTGGGCGTGGTGATCGAGCGGGCCTCCGGCCTGCCGCTGGACGAATTCCTGCGGGTCGAGATCCTCGAGCCGCTGGGCATGGTGGATACGTATTTCTATGTGCCGCCGGAGGAAGCCGACCGGCTCACTGTCGTGTATTCGGTGACGGATGAAAAGGGGATGGAGCGCGCGCCCGATCCGGGCCACATGGTCGGACAGGGCATGTATCTCGAAGGTCCGCGCAAGAGCTTCTCGGGCGGTGCGGGACTCGTCTCCACGCCGGGAGATTACGCCCGCTTCCTCGAGGCGCTACGTCGCGGTGGCACGCTGGACGGGGCGCGCATCCTGTCGCCCAAGACCGTGGAGCTCATGACCGTCGATCATGTCCACGACGCGTGGCAGGGCAACGGCGGCGGGTTCGGCCTGGGGTTCGGCATCACGAAGGAGATCGGCTGGAGCGGCCTGCCCGGTTCTCCGGGCGCCTACAACTGGGGAGGTGCCTATCACTCCACGTACTGGGTCGATCCGGCGGAGGAACTGGTGGTTTCCTACATGACGCAGGTCATCCCCGCCCAGGGTCTCGACGACCACCAGCGCATCCGGGCGCTCGTCTACCAGGCGCTGGTGAACTGA
- a CDS encoding fructose-bisphosphate aldolase class I translates to MSSKLNDVARAMVAPDKGILAADESSGTIRQRFNAIGLPSTKENRRAYRHMLFTTEGMEAFISGVILYEETLRQKAPDEAETPFPKLLSDKGVIPGIKVDTGIHDLAGFPGEKVTEGLDGLRARLKRYRKLGAQFAKWRAVITVGKGIPTDVCIDANAHALARYAALCQECGIVPIVEPEVLMDGDHNIYRCDEVTGVTLRQVFEALAVQGVKLDGIVLKPSMVISGSECPEQASVDDVARRTVNNFLRNVPREVPGVAFLSGGQSSETATAHLNAMNRMFGELPWELSFSYGRALQAAPLRAWGGDPARFQAGQEAFYHRAMCNSAARTGTYSADMETAA, encoded by the coding sequence ATGTCTTCCAAATTGAATGATGTCGCCCGTGCCATGGTCGCCCCGGACAAGGGGATCCTGGCCGCGGACGAAAGCAGCGGCACCATAAGGCAACGGTTCAATGCCATCGGACTGCCATCGACGAAGGAGAACCGCCGCGCCTACCGGCACATGCTGTTCACCACCGAAGGCATGGAGGCGTTCATAAGCGGCGTCATCCTCTACGAAGAGACCCTGCGCCAGAAGGCCCCGGACGAGGCCGAAACGCCGTTTCCCAAACTGTTGTCCGACAAAGGCGTGATTCCGGGGATCAAAGTGGATACCGGCATTCATGACCTGGCCGGTTTCCCGGGGGAGAAAGTCACCGAGGGGCTCGACGGCCTGCGGGCTCGCCTGAAGAGGTACAGGAAGCTGGGCGCCCAATTCGCCAAGTGGCGGGCGGTCATTACCGTCGGGAAAGGCATTCCCACAGACGTCTGTATTGACGCCAACGCCCACGCCCTCGCGCGCTACGCCGCCCTGTGCCAGGAATGCGGCATCGTACCGATCGTCGAACCCGAAGTGCTGATGGACGGCGACCATAACATCTATCGGTGCGACGAGGTTACCGGCGTTACGCTGCGGCAAGTGTTCGAGGCCCTGGCCGTGCAGGGGGTGAAGCTGGATGGGATCGTCCTGAAACCCAGTATGGTCATATCGGGATCGGAATGTCCTGAGCAGGCTTCCGTGGACGATGTCGCGCGCCGCACGGTGAACAACTTCCTGCGCAACGTCCCGCGTGAGGTACCCGGCGTCGCCTTCCTTTCGGGCGGGCAGTCCTCCGAGACCGCCACGGCGCATCTGAACGCCATGAACCGCATGTTCGGCGAGCTTCCGTGGGAACTCAGTTTCTCCTACGGCCGCGCCTTGCAGGCGGCCCCGTTGCGGGCATGGGGTGGAGATCCCGCCAGATTCCAGGCGGGGCAAGAAGCCTTTTACCACCGTGCCATGTGCAACAGCGCCGCCCGGACCGGCACGTACAGCGCCGACATGGAAACCGCGGCATAA
- a CDS encoding GNAT family N-acetyltransferase: MKIRTLELDQASVLTDFYNEQFSGTPYCYPVTEDEFRTGVRWHEEKDRPYEDLSDESILVVEGDDGTVAGFAHVAVCRRGEEHDRVGLHPIEELLEDRIGLIRFFHYRAGARPAGQALLEAAEARLRDLGVGQIRAFSYFGYRFYRFCHAFQSDRMGHVGALLCMNDYRITRGIILLELPDFSVPDPVLPDPGVTTRFDVQPGRGRLPNMEFQLLRGDQCIGQGFAQSLGDFCRSALAQETFYIPWFFIEGSPVGGRVSKGEQGKGFGRYMMEVLLREMRQLGYRHATTQANTGSPRPILLYTNMGYRVVDTNYQYFKDLEREIPLEVFKEVGF; this comes from the coding sequence ATGAAAATCAGAACCCTCGAACTCGACCAGGCGTCCGTCCTGACGGACTTCTACAACGAGCAATTCTCCGGTACGCCGTACTGCTATCCCGTCACCGAGGATGAATTCCGGACCGGTGTCCGGTGGCACGAAGAGAAGGACAGGCCCTACGAAGACCTGTCGGACGAGTCGATCCTGGTGGTGGAAGGCGACGACGGCACCGTCGCGGGGTTCGCCCACGTGGCCGTCTGCCGCAGGGGCGAGGAGCACGACCGCGTCGGACTCCATCCGATCGAGGAGCTGCTGGAGGACCGCATCGGTCTCATCCGGTTCTTCCACTACCGGGCCGGGGCGAGGCCGGCGGGCCAAGCGCTGCTGGAAGCGGCGGAGGCACGCTTGCGAGACTTGGGTGTCGGCCAGATACGGGCCTTCAGCTATTTCGGCTACCGGTTCTACCGTTTCTGCCACGCGTTCCAATCCGACCGTATGGGCCATGTGGGCGCCCTGCTTTGCATGAACGACTACCGGATTACGCGGGGGATCATCCTCCTCGAACTCCCGGATTTCTCGGTACCCGATCCGGTACTGCCGGATCCAGGCGTGACTACGCGGTTCGACGTCCAGCCCGGGCGCGGCAGGCTGCCCAACATGGAGTTCCAGCTCCTCCGGGGAGATCAGTGCATCGGGCAGGGATTCGCCCAGTCGCTGGGGGATTTCTGCCGGTCGGCCCTGGCGCAGGAAACCTTCTACATCCCCTGGTTTTTCATCGAAGGCAGTCCGGTGGGAGGACGGGTGAGCAAGGGGGAACAGGGCAAGGGGTTCGGGCGGTACATGATGGAAGTGCTGCTCAGGGAGATGCGCCAACTCGGATACCGGCACGCCACCACCCAGGCGAACACGGGCAGCCCCCGCCCCATTCTCCTGTACACCAACATGGGATACCGGGTCGTAGACACCAACTACCAGTACTTCAAAGACCTGGAGCGGGAGATTCCGCTGGAGGTGTTCAAGGAGGTCGGGTTCTGA
- a CDS encoding phytanoyl-CoA dioxygenase family protein, producing the protein MAGGMWQAGEVAPTVVDLEFFEQNGYVSLGQPFTPEEVGRFVELYDRDRSETGYFWRPIAFDGHQSVNCEPLISSPEFDGLIRHPVLIDPIETIFEGPGCLAEACLRHMAPHAGDPVEVWHRDRSHMTDRPHRCGYLQMMLYLSDVSEETHCFSISPEPTDGPILDIEAQVEKRGVVHLHGPAGTVILFNLSVVHAATVRKTPHERKTVQVYYGHRDGPVLSQYTTIPTGLWRDHPDPEVRGFYSLLNTRSRKFAEAFG; encoded by the coding sequence GTGGCGGGCGGGATGTGGCAGGCGGGGGAGGTCGCTCCAACGGTGGTCGATCTCGAATTCTTCGAGCAAAACGGTTACGTAAGTCTCGGACAGCCCTTTACCCCGGAAGAGGTCGGCCGCTTCGTCGAACTGTATGACCGTGACCGGTCGGAGACGGGGTATTTCTGGCGGCCCATCGCCTTCGACGGCCATCAGAGCGTGAACTGCGAGCCGCTCATATCCTCCCCGGAATTCGACGGGCTGATCCGCCACCCCGTGCTCATCGACCCGATCGAGACTATCTTCGAAGGACCCGGTTGCCTCGCGGAGGCCTGCTTGCGCCACATGGCGCCGCACGCGGGCGACCCGGTGGAGGTATGGCACCGGGACCGGAGCCACATGACCGACCGGCCCCACCGCTGCGGCTACCTCCAGATGATGCTCTACCTGTCCGACGTGAGCGAGGAAACCCACTGCTTTTCCATTTCGCCGGAACCCACCGACGGCCCCATACTGGACATCGAGGCACAGGTCGAAAAGCGCGGTGTGGTCCACCTCCACGGTCCGGCCGGCACGGTCATCCTCTTCAACCTGTCCGTGGTACACGCCGCCACCGTACGTAAGACCCCCCACGAACGCAAGACCGTCCAGGTCTACTACGGCCATCGCGACGGACCCGTCCTCAGCCAGTACACCACCATACCCACCGGTCTCTGGCGCGACCACCCCGACCCGGAAGTGCGCGGCTTCTACAGCCTGCTCAACACGCGTTCGCGGAAGTTCGCCGAGGCGTTCGGATGA
- a CDS encoding aminotransferase class I/II-fold pyridoxal phosphate-dependent enzyme, with the protein MSRPPYSEIVENLPSVTPFVGPETIERQQGKPFRVRIGANESAFGVSPRAEAAMSEAARGVAWYCDPEGYELRAELAAMHGVDIGNVTLGAGIDDLLGLIVRMYMDPGDAVAASLGCYPTFVYHVDGFGGRLETVPYRNDRNDLTALTDLAAKQKASILYLSNPDNPTGSYYGSNAISDLLDRLPPDCLFILDEAYLDFVPPDTILPIDVDDPRLIRVRTFSKAHGMAGARVGFAIAHRDVIRTFDKVRLHFGVSLVAQAGALASLRDPEFVASVVKAVEAGREDYRELAADAGISSLPSQTNFVAFDFGTGERAGAVMNALIEQGVFLRKPAVPGLDRLVRVTVGTPGDRAVFSEMFRDVMNGA; encoded by the coding sequence ATGTCCAGACCCCCTTACTCCGAAATCGTCGAGAACCTGCCTTCCGTGACCCCCTTCGTGGGTCCCGAGACCATCGAACGGCAGCAGGGGAAACCGTTCCGGGTGCGCATCGGCGCCAACGAAAGTGCCTTCGGCGTATCGCCCCGGGCCGAGGCGGCCATGAGCGAAGCCGCGCGAGGCGTCGCCTGGTACTGCGACCCGGAAGGCTATGAGCTGCGGGCCGAACTGGCCGCGATGCACGGCGTGGACATCGGGAACGTGACCCTCGGCGCCGGGATCGACGACCTGCTGGGGCTGATCGTCCGCATGTACATGGACCCGGGCGACGCGGTCGCCGCATCCCTCGGTTGCTACCCCACCTTCGTCTATCACGTCGACGGTTTCGGCGGCAGGCTGGAAACGGTGCCCTACCGCAACGACCGCAACGATTTGACGGCGCTGACGGACCTGGCCGCGAAACAGAAGGCCTCCATCCTCTACCTGTCCAATCCGGACAACCCGACAGGTTCTTACTACGGCAGCAACGCCATCTCCGATCTACTGGATCGCCTGCCGCCGGATTGCCTCTTCATTCTCGACGAGGCCTACCTCGACTTCGTGCCGCCGGACACTATTCTCCCCATCGACGTGGACGACCCCCGGCTGATCCGAGTGCGCACTTTCTCCAAAGCCCACGGAATGGCCGGCGCCCGGGTCGGTTTCGCCATCGCCCACCGGGACGTCATCCGGACCTTCGACAAAGTCCGCCTGCATTTCGGCGTGAGCCTTGTGGCGCAGGCCGGCGCGCTGGCCTCCCTGCGCGACCCGGAATTCGTGGCGAGCGTGGTGAAAGCCGTGGAAGCGGGAAGGGAAGACTACCGTGAACTGGCCGCGGACGCGGGGATATCCTCGCTACCTTCCCAGACCAATTTCGTCGCCTTCGATTTCGGTACGGGCGAACGAGCCGGCGCCGTGATGAACGCCCTCATCGAACAGGGCGTGTTCCTGAGAAAACCCGCCGTGCCGGGACTGGACCGCCTCGTCCGGGTCACGGTGGGCACGCCAGGAGACCGGGCCGTCTTCTCGGAGATGTTCCGGGACGTCATGAACGGAGCGTAA
- a CDS encoding D-cysteine desulfhydrase family protein has product MTSPPTNAIEKFPRVRLGHAPTPLDAAPRLGTTIGIELWIKREDCTGLAMGGNKVRQLEFPLGEAQSRDADTLLITSAVQSNYVRVAAAAGRQLGMETHIQLEERVPDMDALYRSSGNVLLDRLFGATLHSFPVGDDEPAADASLDLLAQSLAEEGRRPYVIHLAPAHPPLGALGYVIAAGETLAQARDLGLEFDAVVCPTGSALTHAGLLVGFRALGKAVPVYGICVRRDAGGQVARVSKVAEDLAGMIERPEVFDAGDVMAFDGVLAPGYGRLNDTVREAIALAARQEGLLLDPVYTGKTMAGLIEHVRSGVIPAGSRVLFVHTGGLPALFAYGDRLGPWLSDVPWAEG; this is encoded by the coding sequence ATGACCAGCCCGCCGACCAATGCCATCGAGAAGTTTCCCCGGGTCCGCCTCGGCCACGCGCCTACGCCGCTGGACGCCGCACCGCGCCTCGGTACGACCATCGGCATAGAGTTGTGGATCAAGCGCGAAGACTGCACCGGGCTGGCGATGGGCGGCAACAAGGTCCGCCAGCTCGAATTCCCCCTGGGCGAGGCGCAGTCCCGGGATGCCGACACCCTGTTGATCACCAGCGCGGTACAGTCGAACTACGTCCGCGTGGCCGCCGCCGCCGGACGCCAACTCGGCATGGAAACCCACATCCAGTTGGAAGAGCGCGTGCCGGACATGGACGCCCTCTACCGTTCATCAGGCAACGTGCTGCTCGACCGGCTTTTCGGCGCGACGCTCCACTCCTTCCCGGTCGGTGACGACGAACCCGCGGCGGACGCGTCGCTGGACCTGCTTGCCCAATCGCTCGCCGAGGAAGGCCGCAGGCCCTACGTGATCCACCTCGCCCCCGCCCATCCGCCGCTCGGAGCGCTCGGATACGTGATCGCGGCCGGGGAAACCCTGGCCCAGGCCCGGGACCTCGGCCTGGAGTTCGACGCCGTGGTCTGCCCCACGGGAAGCGCCCTGACCCACGCGGGGCTCCTGGTGGGCTTTCGGGCGCTGGGCAAGGCGGTGCCGGTGTACGGCATCTGCGTGCGGCGCGACGCCGGCGGCCAGGTGGCGCGTGTGAGCAAGGTGGCGGAGGATCTCGCCGGGATGATCGAACGGCCGGAGGTGTTCGACGCGGGCGACGTCATGGCGTTTGACGGCGTTCTGGCGCCCGGCTATGGCAGGCTCAATGACACCGTGCGCGAGGCGATCGCCCTGGCGGCCAGGCAGGAGGGGTTGCTCCTCGACCCGGTCTACACCGGCAAGACGATGGCGGGGCTGATCGAACACGTGCGATCGGGCGTAATCCCGGCCGGCAGCCGCGTGCTGTTCGTCCATACGGGTGGACTGCCGGCCCTGTTTGCCTACGGAGACCGCCTGGGCCCGTGGTTGTCGGATGTGCCTTGGGCGGAAGGATAG